From Xyrauchen texanus isolate HMW12.3.18 chromosome 9, RBS_HiC_50CHRs, whole genome shotgun sequence, the proteins below share one genomic window:
- the LOC127649199 gene encoding probable G-protein coupled receptor 160, with amino-acid sequence MDTLIPTLLLVLWLKSFLNWMVVVIQRHYMIQSFSGFFCISLSLIDTILSCVHTAIFHLEDVNIAGWHLTRYHGCLLAQITCFIYAVLHWPVFFFVGLDKFWTVSPSSAHKPWAQNLIYTAGVSLLWILAAFYVFWVLDVSLLGYDKNQCHLFSSPQSPQVFNALVLTITCVLLYSYSPCEKWRVHMFLYSTQGTQQTCSVCLKYIMFTFLSTWASFMTLMIILPLLPTEMHAHLQMNVLWLCFLNSFSIAMALCARSFAWNAKNSDSITDGFCSWSFNFLHMGLTGGIMDNKKTKPMTTF; translated from the coding sequence ATGGATACCTTAATCCCAACACTTCTGCTTGTACTGTGGCtgaaaagttttctaaattggatGGTAGTTGTGATACAGCGGCACTACATGATCCAGTCCTTCTCAGGATTTTTCTGCATTTCCTTGTCACTGATTGATACAATCCTGAGTTGTGTTCACACAGCAATATTCCATTTGGAGGATGTCAACATAGCTGGCTGGCATCTTACCAGGTACCACGGATGCCTACTGGCTCAAATCACTTGTTTTATATATGCCGTTCTCCACTGGCCAGTGTTTTTCTTTGTAGGTCTGGATAAATTTTGGACAGTATCACCAAGCTCAGCACACAAGCCCTGGGCTCAGAATTTGATTTACACTGCGGGTGTGTCTCTCCTTTGGATTCTTGCAGCTTTTTATGTTTTCTGGGTCCTTGATGTTTCTTTACTTGGATATGATAAGAACCAGTGCCACCTGTTCAGTAGTCCTCAGAGTCCTCAGGTTTTCAATGCATTAGTTTTGACAATTACCTGTGTGCTTCTTTACTCGTACTCTCCATGTGAGAAATGGAGGGTGCATATGTTTCTATATTCCACTCAGGGAACCCAACAGACTTGTTCGGTGTGTTTAAAGtacataatgtttacatttctCAGCACGTGGGCATCATTTATGACTCTGATGATAATCCTTCCTTTGCTGCCAACAGAGATGCATGCACATCTGCAAATGAATGTCCTTTGGTTGTGTTTCCTCAATAGCTTCTCTATAGCTATGGCTCTTTGCGCCCGCTCTTTTGCATGGAATGCCAAGAACAGCGATTCCATAACAGATGGTTTTTGTTCCTGgtcttttaattttttacatatgGGGTTAACTGGTGGAATTATggacaacaaaaagacaaaaccaATGACCACATTCTAG